CAAGACGGAAGAAGCGCGGTATAGTTGTGCTATATAAGCGACTGACAACGCAGTAGGGCGAAAAATGAGGCTCAGCCCTGTGGGTTGCGTCTTCAACGCCGCCACTCGGCGTTACTCGTTGCTCATTTGGCGCAACCAAACGACGCGCCTCGTGCCTGGATTGGCGGCGTTGAAGACGCAACAGTGGCACAAATGAAACGTCAACAGACCCTAACACGGACAGCGCTCTGCGATACGCAGCATGGCACTACGCGACCTTGGGTTTTCATCGAGCTCACGCTGGCTCGCGCTACGCGCCTTAGCTACCAATTTGAGCTGGTTCGGTTTAGCTGGCGCAGCAAATGGAATGTCATGCGGCAGATCATCTACTTGGCTCGAGTGTTGTCGCATCAAGCATTTAACAATGCGATCTTCCAGCGAGTGAAAACTAATGACAACAAGACGACCTGCCGGCGCAAGCACTGATAAAGCCTGCTCTAACAGACGCTTAATTTCACCTAACTCATCATTAACTTGTATACGTAGCGCTTGAAAACTACGCGTTGCAGGGTCTTTGTGGCGCTCTTGTTTTGGCGATGCGGTAACAACAAGTTGGCGTAATTCGGCAGTTGTCGCCAAGGGTGCCTCCTTACGCCGTGCGATGATTGCACGCGCAATACGACGCGCATAGCGCTCCTCACCAAATTCACGCAAAACCTGGGCAATTTCGCTTTCTTGCGCATCCTGCAACCATTGCGCGACGCTTTGACCCTGGCTCTGATCCATGCGCATATCAAGTGGACCATCAGCACGAAAACTAAAACCACGTTCAGCGCTATCGATCTGTGGCGAAGAAACACCAAAATCACAAAGCAAACCATCAACCTTGCCGAGCAAACCGTGTTGGCCAACCACATCAGCTAAATTGCTAAAAACAGAATGTATGATTTCAAAACGCGATTCATCGGCCATACGCTCACGCGCATCAGCCACCGCAGCGATATCACGATCAAACGCCAGCAAACGCCCAGCAGAGCCAAGCTGCGATAAAATTGCCTGGCTGTGACCACCACGA
This Gammaproteobacteria bacterium DNA region includes the following protein-coding sequences:
- the rsmH gene encoding 16S rRNA (cytosine(1402)-N(4))-methyltransferase RsmH, with product MTDLAVAGHYPVMLNEAIEGLAIKADGTYIDVTYGRGGHSQAILSQLGSAGRLLAFDRDIAAVADARERMADESRFEIIHSVFSNLADVVGQHGLLGKVDGLLCDFGVSSPQIDSAERGFSFRADGPLDMRMDQSQGQSVAQWLQDAQESEIAQVLREFGEERYARRIARAIIARRKEAPLATTAELRQLVVTASPKQERHKDPATRSFQALRIQVNDELGEIKRLLEQALSVLAPAGRLVVISFHSLEDRIVKCLMRQHSSQVDDLPHDIPFAAPAKPNQLKLVAKARSASQRELDENPRSRSAMLRIAERCPC